The Pan troglodytes isolate AG18354 chromosome 6, NHGRI_mPanTro3-v2.0_pri, whole genome shotgun sequence genomic sequence CCCCcgatcaattttcttcttaagggAATCTGAAACTGTTCACCTTATTTCTCCTCAATATTTAGCATATTGTGGGGGATCAACCCCACAATCTGACTCATGCAGTAGAAAGTGGGACAATAGGTCATCTTGTGTCTCAGGGTGTGAGGTTGTGGCCAGGTCTCGTTTCAGACCTGCTAGTCTATCTATGCAGAGACTTCTCTGCTCCTCAGCACCCTAGTACAGGAAGGCAGGAGGGGAACTAGGCTTCTGTTAAGCTGGGACAGTCAGTGACTGCCCACTGCAGGGCAGATGGAACAGGGGTGGCAGAGGTAAAGATATGCCTGGCACATGAAATATGGTCAGGTGTTCACAGGTAGACCAGGGAGTGAGTGATGGCAGTGAGGGCCAGGCTATCATGGGCAGGCTCCCCACACCCCTCAGGAACATGGCTGTGAGTCCAGAAACAGCCATCAGCTGCACAGTTGTAAAGGTGAAATTAAGATGTAGGACAAGGCCTGGGGGTATAGCTCAGGGGTAGAGCATTTGACTGCAGATCAAGAGGTCCCTGGTTCAAATCCAGGTGCCCCCTATTCCTTTTAATCACTGAAGTAGTGCTGGGATTTCTGCCCCTTCTCCCCACATGTGACCATTAGTGTGCTTTATTTCATGATAAAATTTAGTGTCTGGATCAGGACAAGGTCTAAGAATCCTCCCCTGATCATCACCCAGATAATATAATAACTATTAGGGTCACATTTGATTGAAGAGGCTGACCAAGTTAGCCCAGACAAGCCCCACCTCTGGGTCTCTTGCCCTTCATGGTCTATATGTGGACTTCACTCTTTCTCGGTATCTCATTTCCTCAACCTCACCGTAATCTCCAGAAAGAAGGCACAGACTATCTCTTTGATCTTGCTACTACTGTGAAGTATGAAGGAAATATATGCAGCTTCCTACTTCCCAGAGGCAACTATAATAATTTGAAAGCAATGTCaaatttgtctcttttctctgtctGTGAATTTCTTGAGGGTGCTGCCTCTACCACAGATTCTGGCCATCTgattctcccttcttctctcctaACACTTCTTACTTCTTACCCTGGGTCAGTATTTCGTTGATGAGAATACCTAGAAGTAGACCctactttatattatatttaaaaattcagataaaatatttaagacatataaatggctaTAACAAATCTTCAGAGGATTCTCTACTTTCCTTGATGAACAAAGAAATCTGAAATAATCTTTTATATGAggacaaataaaaattcagaaaacatgaaaaacatcTCATTAAAAGTATCAAAGAGCTAACACAGGAAATACCAGATGTAGATTTGGAAATGATGGGAAGCAGAAGTTTAAATCTCCTTACTAAAAGCTGCTTTGGCCCTGAGTGTATTTCTCAGTTCAGAAGAGGCAGCTGAGAAGCTGAGTGGAGCTTTTGGGAACCTCTCAAAACTAAGGAGATAGAAGTCAGAATTCTGGGCCCAACTACAGTACAGACATTGATGAGACCAACTCTGACTTTGGACTAGGAACTCAAGGGGTAAgagtaaatggaaagaaattcagCCACTGTAAGAATTTGTGGCTAGGCTTTTTAACGTTTGAATGGCTCAGGAAAACTCAAACCTTGAAATTATATGAAGGTGTCCTGATTGCTCAGATACTtggaaaaagcaaataaaggaAGATATTATTATCCCTGGCCTTAGATTAGTTCtacaaatacaattttaagtaaaattttagcATACAGTCAAAGATAACCAAATACACAGGGAAGCAAAAAGCTATGAATGAGAATAAACAGAAATAACAGACCACAGAACTAAACAAAGGGACTTTGGATATTAGAACTACcagaaacattataaaataacaatGTTACTGTGTTGAGGGAGATAACAGCCAaccttgaaaatttctttttttttttagtatttattgatcattcttagGTGTTTCtggcagagggggatttggcagggtcataggacaatagtggagggaaggtcagcagataaacatgtgaacaaaggtctctggttttcctaggcagagggccctgccgccttctgcagtgtttgtgtccctgggtacttgagattagggagtggtgatgactcttaacgagcatgctgccttcaagcatctgtttaacaaagcacatcttgcaccgaccttaatccatttaacccttagtggacacagcacatgtttcagagagcacggggttgggggtaaggttatagattaacagcatcccaaggcagaagaatttttcttagtacagaacaaaatggagtctcctatgtctacttctttctacacggacacagtaacaatctgatatctctttcttttccccacatttcccccttttctattcgacaaaaccgccatcgtcatcatggcccgttcacaatgagctgttgggtatacctcccagacagggtggcggccgggcagaggggctcctcacttcccagacggggtggctgggcagaggcaccccccacctcccggacggggcggctggccaggcgggggctgaaaatttcaaaaggaaatttaaaagcaTGAAAAGTAACTTAGGAGAtttgaaaagaagacaaaatataaattttatgtctaaaaatataattaactaaaattaaaaaactcaACGAATAGGTCTATGCTCTTCTTGATAAATAGATTAAGCCAGTGAGAAAAATCAGTGAACTAAAACATTGGGAGGAAAAACTATCCATCATAAAACATGGAAAGACAAAAGTATGGCAAACACAGAAGATAAGGTAATTAATatagaagaacagaaagaaaaaagactaaagaaaagtgaacagagcctAAGGGACCCATGGGACACCACAAGTGGACCAACATATGCATTGTGAGACTCccagaagaggaagggagagaaaatgggacagagagaatatttgaagaaataatagttgAAAACTATTGATGAAAATTTTGATGAACTTTCATTgatgaaagacataaatataaaaatctaagaagctcagctgggcacagtggctcatgcctgtaatcccagtactttggaaggctgaggtgggtggatcacttgaggtcaggagtttgagaccagcctggtcaacctggtgcaatcccatctctactggaaaaaaaaaaaaaaaaaaaggcaggcgtggtggcacatgcctgtaatcccagctactcaggaggctgaggcatgagaattgcttgaacccaagaggcagaggttaaagtgagctgagattacccTGCTGTCATTCTCTCCTGTGCGGCTGTTCTCTTGCGCAGTGGTCGTTTATCTCCATCCACCTTCTCTCCTACctaagtgcatgccaccacctgATGGAAGATTCGTGGACATGGGGATGAGGCCCCTGAGGCCCCAGAACTATCTTTTCAGTTGTGAACTAAAGGCCAACAAAGATTATCACTTTAAGGTggataataatgaaaatgagcACCAGTTACCTTTAATAACAATCAATTTAGGGGCTGGTGCAATGGATGAATTGGACATTGTTGAAGCAGAGGCAATGAATTATGAAGGCAGTCCAATTAAAGTAATACTGGCAACTTTGAAAATGTCTGTACAGCCAATGGTTTCCCTTGGGGGCTTTGAAATAACACCACCAGTGGTCTTACAGTTGAAGTGTGGTTCAGGGCCAGTGCATATTAGTGGACAGCATTTAGTAGCTGTGGAGGAAGAAGCAGAGTCAGAAGATGAAGACAAGGAGGTTGTGAAACTCTTAAGTATATCTGGAAAGCAGTCTGCCCCGGGCGGTGGTAGCAAGCTTccacagaaaaaagtaaaacttgctgctgatgaagatgatgatggtgatgattttgatgataaggaaactgaagaaaaacaCCAGTGAAGAAATCTATATGAGATACTCCAGGCAAAAATGCACAAAAGTCAAATCAGAATGGAAAAGACTCAAAACCACCATCAACATCAAGATCAAATGGACAAGAATCCttcaaaaaacagcaaaaaactcCTGAAACACCAAAAGGACCTAGTTCTGTAGAAGACATTAAAGCAAAAATGCAAGCAAGTATAGAAAAAGGTGGTTCTATTCCCACAGTGGAAGCCAAGTTCATCAGTTATGTGAGGAATTGCTTCCAGATGTCTGACCAGGAGGCTATTCAAGATCTCTGGCAGTAGAGGAAGTCTCtttaagaaaatagtttaaacaatttatttaaaaattttcatctcatttcatttctgtaACAGTTGATATCTGGCTGTCTTTTTTATAATGCAGAGCAAGAAATTTCCCTACCGTGTTTGATAACTGTTGTCTAGGTTCCATTGCCAAGAACGTGTTGTCCAAAAtgcctgtttagtttttaaagatggaacTCTGCCCTTTGTTTGGTTTTAGGTATGTATGGAATGTTATAATAGGACATAGTAGTAGCAGTGGTTAGACATGGAAATGGTAGGGAGACAAAAATATACATGTGAAATAAAGCTCagtaatttaataaaaaaaaaaaaagctgagctcatgccactgcactccagcccaagtgacagaatgaaaccctgtctcaaaagaagaagaagaagaaaaaaacaactaagaAGCTCAATGCATTCCAAGTAAGATGACCTAAAGAGACCCACACTGAGGAAAAAGTACACCCTATTCAAAAAATGGTGTGAAAAAAtcggcaagccacatgtagaagaatgaaactgaatcctcatctctcaccttatacaaaaatcaactcaagatggatcaaagacttaaatctaagacctgaaaccataaaaatcctagaagataacattggaaaacccttctagacattgacttaggcaaatatttcatgatcaagaacccaaatgcaaacacaacaaaaacaaagataaatagatgggacttcattaaactaaaaagcttctgcccagcaaaagaaataatcagcagagtaaacaggcaactcacagagtgggagaaaatattcataatctATACACCTCACAAAGGACTAatgtccagaatatacaaggaactcaaatcatcaagaaaaaaacaaacaatcccataaggaagtgggctaaggacataaataaacaattctcaaaagaagatatacaaatgaccaacaaacatgaagaaatgctcaacatcactaattatcagggaaatgcaaatcaaaaccacaatgtgataccaccttactcctgcaagaatggacataataaaaataaaataaaatagctgttggcatggatgtggtgaaaaggagctcttttacacggttggtgggattgtaaactagcacaaccactgtagaaaacagtatagagattccttaaagaactgaaagtagacctaccatttgatccagcaatctcactcctgAATATCTGCCCAGagggaaagaagtcattatatgaaaaagatacttgcacacgcatatttatagcagcacaatttgcaattgcaaaaatacagaaccagcccaaatggccatcaatcaacgagtggataaagaaaatgtgatatatatatatatacacacacacacacacacacacacacaccccatggaatactactcagtcataaaaaggaacaaaatcatggcattcacagcaactgGGATGGAATtgaagaccattattctaagtggagcaactcagaaatggaaaaccaaaccaTTCTTTGTttccactcataagtgggagctaagctatgaggacacaaaggtataagaatgatacaatggactttggggacttgggggataGGTGGcaggggcaagggataaaagactacacattgggtatagTGTACATTGCTTGGGTGTTGggggcaccaaaatctcagaaatcaccgctaaagaacttactcatgtaaccacacaccacctgttcccccccaaacctattgaaatttaaaaaaccaaagaGATCCACACTGagacatattataatcaaactttCGATatccaaagacaaagagaacctttaagcaacaagagagaagcaACTTATCACATAGAAGGGATCCTTAATAAGGTTATCAgtggacttctcatcagaaactttggaggctggaaggcagtgggttgatatattcaaagtgctaaaagggaaaaaaaccctTCAACCAAGAATCCTGTATTCAGCCAAACTGTCCTTTAAAAGTGAGAGAGAAATTGAgaaatttccagaaaaataatAGCCGAGGAGTTTGTTACCATTAGAATAGCCCTGCAAGAAATGCTCAAGTGGGGCCTGCAGGATGCAATAAAAGAACATTAGACAGTAACATGAAGCCATATGAAAAAAGATCTCAGTAAGGGTAAATACATGGGCAATTGTTAAAGTTAGTGTTACTGCAACAATAGCTGtaactccactttttttttttttacataatgtaAGAGACTAATGCACTTAAAAGAATTATTAGTTCTTGTTTTTGGGCCTATGATATATAAAGATGTGATTTTGTGACTTCAACAACTGAAAGGGGTAGTGATGGAGCTGTTAACAAACCAGAGTTTTTGTATGTTACTGAAGTTAAGTTGGCATGAATTCAAATTGGGGTGTTGTATTgttataatattaaatgtaatccccatgataaccacaaagaaaatagctatagaatatgtatgtattaaaaaactcatatatatatacatatatatatctaagaAGCTCAATGAATTCCAAGTAAGATAAACTAAAGAGACCCACACTGAGACACGTTATAATCAACTTTCAACATCCCAAGacaaagagaatcttgaaagtgacatatatatatatatatgaaagaaatttaaacatttcactacaaaaaggaaaacagtaaTGCAGAAATGAGGGTAACTGCTAAGAGGCATACAGAAGATgaatagcaaaatgacagaagtagttTTCTCTTTATCagtaattaaatgtaaatggattaaactctaatcaaaaggcagagattggcagAGTGGACAcaaaaacatgatccaactatatgctgtctataaaGGATTCACTTTAGAcctaaagacacaaatagattgaaagtgaaaagatgcaaaaagatattccatacaaatAGTAATCAAAAGAGAGAGGGGGTGGCAAAACTAATACCAGAAAAAATAGACCTTAAATCCAAAAAGATTACAACACAAAAaggacattatatattaataaaaagcttagaccaggtgtggtggttcatgcctgtaattccaacactttagtgggccaaggtaggaggattgcttgatgtcAGGAAGTTGAGACctgtctgagcaacatagtgacaatctgtacaaaaagtaaaaaattagctgggcatgatggcatctgcctatagtcctagctacttgggaagctgaggtgagaggactgcttgagcccaggagtttgaggctgcagtgagctataattgcactactgtactccagcctgggcaacagagtgagaccccaatctctctttaaaaaaagttcaATACAACAAGAATATGTAAcaattatgaacatttatgtacctAATAACACATGGAGCAAGAACCAAAACAACATAATTGAAGGGAGAAGTAGAAAGTACTCAAATAATAGACTTCAGCACTCCACTCACAATAATAAATAGAACAATCAGACTGACAATAAGTAAGGAAATAGAAGacttaaacaaaataaactaaTTATATGTGGTAGATATATATAGAACACtacccaacaacagcagcagacacatttttctcaagtgcacatggaacattttccaggatagatcatatttTAGGCCACATATTAAGTTGCAATCGATTTAAAAAGATatcatacaaaatatattcttGAACCATAACAGGATGAATATAAACAACAGaagtaaaactggaaaattcacaaaatcgtggaaattaaacaacacattcttAAACAATCAATTGAGgaacaaatcagaaagaaaatcagaaatactTAGAGACAGTGaaagtgaaaacacaacataccaaaacttatggaacACAGTGAAAGCAATGATAAGggaaaaatttatagctataaacacttacattaaaaaacatgaaaaatttcaaattaataacCTAGCTTTAcaacttaaggaactagaaattgaagaacatgttttattttttattatactttaagttctagggtacatgtgcacaatgtgcaggtttgttacatatgtatacatgagccatgttggtatgctgcatccattaactcatcatttatatgaggtatatctcctaatgctatccatcccccgtcccctcaccccatgacaggccccagtgtgttatgttccccatcctgtgtccaagtgttctcattgttcaattcccacctatgagtgagaacatgcagcgtttggttttctgtccttgcactagtttgcttagaatgatggtttccagcttcacgtccctacaaagaacatgaactcatccttttttatggctgcatagtattccatggtgtatatgtgccccattttcttaatccagtctatcattaatggacatttgggttggttccaagtctttgctattgtgaatagtgtcgcaataaacatgtgtgcatgtgtctttatagcagcatgatttgtaatcctttgggtatatacccagtaatgggatggctgggtcaaatggtatttctttttttttttttttattatactttaagttctagggtacatatgtacaacgtgcaggtttgttacatatgtatacgtatgCCATattgttgtgctgcacccattaacacgtcatttacattaggtatatctcctaatgctatccctccccccagtccccaccccatgacagaccccggtgtgtggtgttccccaccctctgtccaagtgttcttgttcagttcccacctatgagtgagaacatgtggtgtttggttttctgtccttgcgatagtttgctcagaatgatggtttccagcttcatccatgtccctacaaaggacatgaactcatctttttttatggctgcatagtgttccatggtatatatgtgccacattttcttaatccagtctatcattgatggacatttgggttggttccaagtctttgctattgtgaatagtgctgcaataatcatacatgtgcatgtgtctttatagcagcatgatttataatcctttgggtatatacccagtaatgggatagctgggtcaaatggtatttctagttctagatccttgaggaatcaccacactgtcttccacaatggttgaactagtttatagtcccaccaacagtgtaaaagtgttgctatttctccacatctcctccagcacctgttgtttcctgacttttcaatgatcaccattctaactggtgtgagatggtatctcattgtgattttgatttgcagttctctgatggccagtgatgatgagcattttttcatgtgtctgttggccacataaatgtcttcttttgagaagtgtctgttcatatccttcgcagactttttgatgaggttgtttgattttttcttgtaaatttgtttaagttctttgtagtttctggatattagccctttgtctgatgggtagattgtaaaaattttctcccattctgtaggttgcctgttcactctgatggtagtttcttttgctgtgcagaagctctttagtttaattagatcccatttttcagttttgtcttttgttgctattgcttttggtgttttagacatgaagtccttgcccatgcctatgtcctgaatggtactgcctaggttttcttctagggtttttatggttttaggtctagtatttaagtctttaatccatcttgaattaattttttgtataaggtgtaaggaaaggatctagtttcagctttctacatatggctagccagttttcccagcaccatttattaaatagggaatccttttcccacttcttgtttttgtcaggtttgtcaaaaatcagatggttgtagatgtgtggtattatttctgagggctctgttctgttcccttggactatatctctgttttggtaccagtatcatgctgttttggttactgtagctttgtagtatagtttgaagtcaggtagcgtgatgcctccagctttgttcttttggcttaggattgtcttggcaatgagggctcttttttggttccataggaactttaaagtagtttttttccaatctgtgaagaaagtcattggtagcttgatggggatggcattgaatctataaattaccttgggcaggatggccattttcacgatattgattcttcctatccatgagcatggaatgttcttccatttgtttgtgttctcttttatttcgttgagcagtggtttgtagttctccttgaagaggtccttcacatcccttgtaagttggattcctaggtattttattctctttgaagcagttgtgaatgggacttcactcatgatttggctctgtgtctgttatttgtgtataggaatgcttgtgatttttgcacaatgattttgtatcctgagactttgctgaagttgcttatcagcttaaggagattttgggctgagacaatggggttttctaaatatacaatcatgtcatctgcaaacagggacaatttgacttcctcttttcctaattgactaccctttatttctttctcttgcctgattgccctggccagaacttccaacactatgttgaataggagtggtgagagagggcatccctgtcttgtgccggttttcaaagggaatgcttccagtttttgtccattcagtatgatattgactgtgggtttgtcataaatagctcttattattttgagatacatcccatcagtacctagtttattgagagtttttagcatgaagggctgttgaattttgtcaaaggccttttctgcatctattgagataatcattttgtctttggttctgtttatatgatggattatatttattgatttgtgtatgttgaaccagccttgcattccagggatgaagcccacttgatcatggtggataagctttttgacatgctgctggatttggtttgccagtattttattgaggatttttgcattgatgttcatcagggatattggtctaaaattctctttttttgtgtctctgccaagctttggtatcaggatgatgctggcctcataaaaggagttagggaggactctctctttttctattgattggaatcgtttcagaaggaatggtaccagctcctctttgtacctctggtagaattcggctgtgaatccgtctggtcctggactttttttggttggtagactattaattattgcctcaatttcagagcctgttattggtctattcagggattcaacttcttcctggtttagtcttgggagggtgtatgtgtccaggaatttatccatttctttttttttattatactttaagttttagggtacatgtgcataatgtgcaggttagttacatatgtatacatgtgccatgctggtgtgctgcacccattaactcgtcatttagcattaggtatatctcctaaagctatccctccccccttccaccaccccacagcagtccccagagtctgatgttccccttcctgtgtccatgtgttctcattgttcaattctcacctatgagtgagaatatgcggtgtttggttttttgttcttgcgatagtttactgagaatgatgatttccaatttcatccatgtccctacaaaggacatgaactcatcatttttatggctgcatagtattccatggtgtatatgtgccacgttttcttaatccagtctatcattgttggacatttgggttggttccaagtctttgctattgtgaatagtgctgcaattctagtttatttgcacagaggtgtttatagtattctctgatggtagtttgtatttctgtgggataggctatgatatcccctttataatttttttattgcatctatatgattcttctgtcttttcttatttattagtcttgctagcggtctatcaattttgttgacattttcaaaaacccagctcctagattcattgattttttgaaggtttttttgtgtctctatctccttcagttctgttgtcatcttagttatttcttgccttctgctagcttttgaatgtatttgctcttgcttctctagttcttttaattgtgatgttagggtgtcaattttagatctttcctgctttctcttgtgggcatttagtgctataaatttccctctacacactgctttaaatgtgtcccagagatctggtatgttgtgtctttgttctcgttggtgtcaaagaacgtctttatttctgcctccattttgttatgtactcagtaatcattcaggagcagattgttcattttccatgtagttgggcggttttgagtgagtttcttaatcctgagttctagtttgattgcactgtggtctgagagacagtttgttataatttctgttcttttacatttgctgaggagggctttacttccaactatgtggtcaattttggaataggtgcagtgtggtgctgagaagaatgtatattctgttgatttggggtggagagttctgtatatgtctattaggtccacttggtgcagagctgagttcaattcctggatatccttgttaactttctgtctcattaatctgtctaatgttgacagtgttaaagtctcccattattattgtgtgggagtctaagtctctttgtaggtctctaaggactttatgaatctgggtgctcctgtattgggtgcatatatatttaggatagttagctcttcttgttgaattgatccctttaccattatgtaatggccttccttgtctcttttgatttttgttggtttaaagtctgttttatcagagactaggattgcaaaccctgcttttttttttgttttccatttgcttggtagatcttcctccatccctttattttgagcctgtgtgtgtctctgcatgtgagataggcctcctgaatacagcacactgatgactctttatccaatttgccagtctgtgtcttttgattggagcatttagcccatttgcatttaaggttaatattgttttgtgtgaatttgatcctgtcattatgatgttagctggttattttgctcgttagttgatgcagtttcttcctagcatcaatggtctttacattttggcatatttttgcagtgtctggtaccggttgttcctttccatgtttaatgcttccttcaggagctcttgtaaggcaggcttggtggtgacaaaatctctcagcatttgcttgtctataaaggatttaaTTTCTActtcagttatgaagcttagtttggctggatatgaaattctgggttgaaaattcttttctttaagaatgttgaatattgcctcccactctcttctggcttgtagagtttctgccgagagatctgctgttaatctgatgggcttccctttgtgggtaacccgacctgtctctctggctgcccttaacattttttccttcatttcaactttggtgattctgacaattatgtgtcttggagttgctcttctcagggagtatctttgtggtgttctctgtatttcctgaatttgaatgttggcctgccttgctaggttggggaagttctcctggataatatcctaagagtgttttccaacttgatcccattctccccatcactttcaggtacaccaatcagatgtagatttggtcttttcacatagtcccatattt encodes the following:
- the LOC100608524 gene encoding nucleophosmin-like isoform X2 produces the protein MGMRPLRPQNYLFTVEEEAESEDEDKEVVKLLSISGKQSAPGGGSKLPQKKVKLAADEDDDGDDFDDKETEEKHQSNGQESFKKQQKTPETPKGPSSVEDIKAKMQASIEKGGSIPTVEAKFISYVRNCFQMSDQEAIQDLWQ
- the LOC100608524 gene encoding nucleophosmin-like isoform X1, which translates into the protein MGMRPLRPQNYLFSCELKANKDYHFKVDNNENEHQLPLITINLGAGAMDELDIVEAEAMNYEGSPIKVILATLKMSVQPMVSLGGFEITPPVVLQLKCGSGPVHISGQHLVAVEEEAESEDEDKEVVKLLSISGKQSAPGGGSKLPQKKVKLAADEDDDGDDFDDKETEEKHQSNGQESFKKQQKTPETPKGPSSVEDIKAKMQASIEKGGSIPTVEAKFISYVRNCFQMSDQEAIQDLWQ